The window GTTGAACCAACCAGAGACACGCACGACCCTTGCGCCGCCATTCTTCATTCCAGCCAAAGGAATTCTGACAGACATGCACCATGGAGGACCGCCTGCGTCAAAGTATCTCCAACCACCCATTCCAGCACCGGTACcacagcaacagcaacctCAGCTCGCCGCACTCCCTCCAGCCCTACCGGCCCTCCGACACCAGGATGACGCCACTCTCCATCAACGCGGCCACCACGACAgccctcgaactcgacgagGCTAGCATGAGCCGGCTCCCGTACGACGAAAGTACTAGCACCGACGATGCAGAGGGACAACGTCCGCCCCAGTATACACCCGATACCGACCCGTTCCGGCTCGCGTCGAAGATCAaatccgaagaagaaatccgcCAGATCCAGTCGAATACCTCCCGCAAACGCGCCTCCACGCAGACAAGCAGTAATGGCCAGAACGTGGTGGATCTCGTCAAAGCACCGGGCCTGCGCGGCAAACAAGCCCTAACAGCCAGGAGACTGCAAGGCTTCTACGAACGCCAAAACGAGAACATCCAGCGCATGCTCAAGCCTGTTGAGGAACATGTCCGCGCCGCGCGCGAGCTCAATGCTGATAATCGCCTGAAATACCGTATCGCCGTGTACGGCAGCTTCGCAGCGAATATCATTCTCTCTGTGGTGCAGGTGTACGGCGCCGTGTCGTCGGGATCATTATCCCTATTAACGACCATGGCAGACGCCATCTTCGACCCAATGTCGAATCTGACGCTGTTGCTTTGCAACAAGGCTGTTAACCGCGTCGATCCGCGCAAGTTCCCCGCGGGCAAGGCGCGGATCGAGACGGCGGGGAATATCTGTTTCTGCTTCCTGATGACTGCTGTGTCGTTTATTCTGATTGCGTTCTCGGTGCGCGAACTTGTTGCAggctcggaggaggagacgAAGTCGTTTCATCTCCCGTCCGTCATCGCGGTTGCTCTCGCCTTCACTACGAAGCTTGTTCTGTTTCTTTATTGCTGGGCGCTGCGTCATCAAGTCTCGCAGATCCGGATCCTGTGGGAGGATCATCGCAATGACTTGCTGATCAATGGGTTTGGTATTCTCACTTCCGTTGGTGGGAGCAAGTTGCGCTGGTGGATCGATCCCATGGGCGCTATTATGCTCTCGGTGCTAATTAGTTGTTTGTGGTTGCATTCCGCGTACGGGGAGTTTCAGCTGCTTATTGGCGTGACCGCTGATACGAAGATGCAGCAGTTGATCACTTATATCTGTATGTCTCTACCTTCCCTTCCCTTGTTTTCTTCTATGCACTGTTCCTGTACCGTTTCCGTCTAGTTCAAGCCATAAACTAATCAAACCACAGCAATGACCCACTCCCCCCTAATAACGGCAATCGACACCGTTCGCTCCTACACCTCC of the Penicillium psychrofluorescens genome assembly, chromosome: 1 genome contains:
- a CDS encoding uncharacterized protein (ID:PFLUO_000984-T1.cds;~source:funannotate); translated protein: MEDRLRQSISNHPFQHRYHSNSNLSSPHSLQPYRPSDTRMTPLSINAATTTALELDEASMSRLPYDESTSTDDAEGQRPPQYTPDTDPFRLASKIKSEEEIRQIQSNTSRKRASTQTSSNGQNVVDLVKAPGLRGKQALTARRLQGFYERQNENIQRMLKPVEEHVRAARELNADNRLKYRIAVYGSFAANIILSVVQVYGAVSSGSLSLLTTMADAIFDPMSNLTLLLCNKAVNRVDPRKFPAGKARIETAGNICFCFLMTAVSFILIAFSVRELVAGSEEETKSFHLPSVIAVALAFTTKLVLFLYCWALRHQVSQIRILWEDHRNDLLINGFGILTSVGGSKLRWWIDPMGAIMLSVLISCLWLHSAYGEFQLLIGVTADTKMQQLITYISMTHSPLITAIDTVRSYTSGPRLLVEVDIVMDPTESLRATHDVAEELQIKLESLPDVERAYVHVDYETTHKPEHFLKKEL